From Methylopila sp. M107, a single genomic window includes:
- a CDS encoding exodeoxyribonuclease III produces MPVRLATWNINSVRLRIGLVRKLVNEHAPDILCLQETKCADDCFPLADVRKLGFPHVAIHGQKGYHGVATFSRYPFVTTAKERWADKDDARHLAVTLASGPLEGVTVHNFYVPAGGDEPDPVINPKFAHKLQFVRELHRWSERIAETDKRVMVGDLNIAPHESDVWSHKQLLKIVSHTPVETEGLEAMRLAGRWVDAVRAHVPHPEKLYSWWSYRAADWAASDRGRRLDHVWASADVAARSTKVETLKEARGWERPSDHVPVILTLE; encoded by the coding sequence ATGCCCGTCCGTCTCGCCACTTGGAACATCAACTCCGTGCGTCTGCGCATCGGGCTCGTGCGAAAGCTCGTCAACGAGCACGCGCCCGACATCCTGTGTCTGCAGGAGACAAAATGCGCGGACGACTGCTTTCCGCTCGCCGACGTCCGCAAGCTCGGCTTTCCGCATGTCGCGATCCACGGGCAGAAGGGTTATCACGGCGTCGCGACCTTCTCGCGCTACCCGTTCGTGACCACCGCCAAGGAGCGCTGGGCCGACAAGGACGACGCCCGCCACCTCGCGGTGACGCTCGCGAGCGGCCCGCTGGAGGGCGTCACCGTCCATAACTTCTACGTGCCGGCCGGCGGCGACGAGCCCGATCCGGTCATCAACCCCAAGTTCGCGCACAAGCTCCAGTTCGTCCGCGAGCTCCACCGGTGGTCGGAGCGGATCGCCGAGACGGACAAGCGCGTCATGGTCGGCGACCTCAACATCGCGCCGCATGAGAGCGACGTCTGGAGCCACAAGCAGCTCCTGAAGATCGTCAGCCACACGCCGGTGGAGACGGAAGGGCTCGAGGCGATGCGGCTCGCCGGCCGCTGGGTCGACGCGGTTCGCGCCCACGTGCCGCATCCGGAAAAACTCTATTCGTGGTGGAGCTACCGCGCCGCCGACTGGGCGGCGTCGGACCGCGGGCGGCGGCTCGACCATGTCTGGGCGAGCGCGGACGTGGCGGCCCGCTCGACCAAGGTCGAGACGCTCAAGGAGGCGCGCGGCTGGGAGCGGCCGTCGGACCACGTGCCGGTCATTTTGACGCTGGAGTGA
- the metW gene encoding methionine biosynthesis protein MetW, with protein MTAISDSLARHRLPSSETLAAAPRPDHLLVAEMVQPGSRVLDVGCGDGALLRLLIERRGVDGRGIELSQSGVNASVAHGLSVVQGDADTDLMHYPDDAFDYVILSQTLQATRQPRKVIEDLLRIGHHAVVSFPNFGHWRTRLQFFAEGRMPTNSNLPDPWYETPNIHLCTIRDFVDLVGVLGARMERAVALDPTGRPVRVNAPWWFWNLFGAQGVFLLSRE; from the coding sequence ATGACGGCGATTTCAGACAGCCTCGCACGGCATCGGCTGCCGTCGAGCGAGACTCTGGCGGCGGCGCCGCGACCCGACCACCTGCTGGTGGCCGAAATGGTTCAGCCGGGCTCGCGCGTGCTCGACGTCGGCTGCGGCGACGGCGCGCTGCTGCGCCTGCTGATCGAGCGGCGCGGCGTCGACGGGCGCGGCATCGAGCTGTCGCAGTCCGGCGTCAACGCCTCCGTGGCGCATGGCCTCTCGGTCGTGCAGGGCGACGCCGACACCGACCTCATGCACTATCCGGACGACGCCTTCGACTACGTCATCCTGTCCCAGACGCTGCAGGCGACGCGCCAGCCGCGCAAGGTCATCGAGGACCTCTTGCGCATCGGCCACCACGCGGTCGTGTCGTTCCCGAATTTCGGCCATTGGCGCACCCGGCTGCAGTTCTTCGCTGAAGGGCGGATGCCGACGAATTCGAACCTGCCGGATCCCTGGTACGAGACGCCGAACATCCATCTCTGCACGATCCGCGACTTCGTCGACCTCGTCGGCGTGCTGGGCGCCCGGATGGAGCGCGCGGTCGCGCTCGACCCGACCGGCCGGCCGGTGCGCGTCAACGCGCCGTGGTGGTTCTGGAACCTGTTCGGCGCGCAAGGCGTGTTCCTGCTCAGCCGGGAGTGA
- a CDS encoding DUF1304 family protein — protein sequence MSGIAFWVVLAAAVIQLGFAFAETFRWVEKVAPLAKLPPEVARATVGLGKNFAIYNLLIALGLIWAAFYGAANGAPMAYYLGAFMVVAGVVAGPTASWIITMAQGGAGLLVLLSLCI from the coding sequence ATGTCCGGCATCGCATTCTGGGTCGTCCTCGCGGCGGCCGTCATCCAACTCGGCTTCGCGTTCGCGGAAACCTTCCGATGGGTCGAGAAGGTCGCGCCGCTCGCCAAATTGCCGCCGGAGGTTGCGCGCGCGACTGTCGGGCTCGGCAAGAATTTCGCGATCTACAATCTGCTGATCGCGCTCGGCCTCATCTGGGCCGCCTTCTACGGGGCGGCGAACGGCGCGCCGATGGCGTACTATCTCGGGGCGTTCATGGTCGTCGCGGGCGTCGTCGCCGGGCCGACCGCAAGCTGGATCATCACCATGGCGCAGGGCGGCGCGGGGCTGCTGGTTTTGCTCAGCCTGTGTATATGA
- a CDS encoding methyltransferase domain-containing protein → MSAMALDVVDLRDFYARPLGELARRILRAKLRARWPDVRGLRVAGVGYATPYLGLFRDEAERLLALSPAQMGVAAWPHERPNVSALIDDGMWPLPDAAVDRIVVAHGLETSENAAELLRESWRCLAPGGRLIAIVPNRRGPWAQLDTTPFGHGRPYSRSQLTELLREALFAPEGWDDALFMPPMERVVMLRSAFAFERIGAKLWGPFAGVHVVEASKQAMRAIPARPKRRLATAPTLRPATVGVPAPQT, encoded by the coding sequence ATGAGCGCAATGGCTCTCGACGTCGTCGACCTCCGCGATTTCTACGCCCGGCCGCTTGGCGAGCTCGCGCGCCGCATCCTGCGGGCGAAGCTTAGGGCGCGCTGGCCGGACGTGCGCGGATTGCGGGTCGCGGGCGTCGGCTATGCGACGCCCTATCTCGGCCTGTTCCGCGACGAGGCGGAGCGGCTGCTCGCGCTGTCGCCCGCCCAGATGGGCGTCGCGGCCTGGCCGCATGAGCGCCCGAACGTCTCGGCGCTCATCGACGACGGCATGTGGCCGCTGCCGGACGCCGCCGTCGATCGGATCGTCGTGGCGCACGGGCTGGAGACGTCGGAGAACGCCGCCGAACTGCTGCGCGAGTCCTGGCGCTGCCTCGCCCCCGGCGGGCGGCTGATCGCGATCGTGCCGAACCGGCGCGGCCCCTGGGCGCAGCTCGACACGACGCCGTTCGGCCACGGGCGCCCCTACAGCCGCAGCCAGCTGACGGAACTGCTGCGCGAGGCGCTGTTCGCGCCCGAAGGCTGGGACGACGCGCTGTTCATGCCGCCGATGGAGCGCGTCGTCATGCTGCGCTCGGCCTTCGCGTTCGAGCGGATCGGCGCGAAGCTCTGGGGGCCGTTCGCGGGCGTCCATGTCGTCGAGGCGTCCAAGCAGGCGATGCGCGCCATCCCGGCGCGTCCGAAACGCCGCCTCGCGACGGCCCCGACCCTCCGGCCCGCGACCGTCGGCGTTCCGGCCCCGCAGACCTGA
- a CDS encoding AAA family ATPase — protein MITRLAVSGYRSLRDLRLTLGRLTVVTGANGSGKSSLYRALRLLADVAQGRVVQSLANEGGIQSTLWAGPERFSLAMKRGEVPVTGVVRDKSVALKLGFAGEDYGYAIDLGFPATLAGMFSLDPQIKVEALWTGEWLGRSNVFAERRGPGVRIRDDAGQWRQASTQLATFDSMMTHCADPQDGIELLAVREKMRDWRFYDQLRTDRDAPARRPQIGTYTPVLDGDGGNLPAALRTIHEIGDVEGLSAAIEDAFPGSTVGVVSNDGWFELEMRQHGLLRPLRTAELSDGTLRYLLLIAALMSPRPPALMVLNEPETSLHPDLLGPLGRLIALASERSQVVVVSHAAALVEALEGAGARRIGLEKSFGETITDDDPPKWEWPKR, from the coding sequence ATGATCACCCGCCTTGCCGTTTCCGGCTATCGCTCGCTGCGCGACCTTCGCCTGACGCTCGGGCGGCTCACCGTCGTGACCGGCGCGAACGGTTCTGGGAAATCGAGCCTCTACCGCGCGCTCCGGCTCCTCGCGGACGTCGCGCAGGGGCGTGTGGTGCAGTCGCTCGCGAACGAGGGCGGCATCCAGTCGACGCTCTGGGCGGGCCCCGAACGCTTTTCGCTGGCCATGAAGCGCGGCGAGGTTCCGGTGACGGGCGTCGTCCGGGACAAGTCGGTCGCGCTCAAGCTCGGCTTCGCGGGCGAGGACTACGGCTACGCGATCGACCTCGGCTTTCCGGCGACGCTTGCGGGCATGTTCAGCCTCGACCCCCAGATCAAGGTCGAAGCCCTCTGGACCGGCGAATGGCTCGGCCGCTCCAACGTCTTCGCCGAGCGGCGCGGGCCGGGCGTGCGCATTCGCGACGACGCCGGCCAGTGGCGACAGGCCTCTACGCAACTCGCGACCTTCGACAGCATGATGACGCATTGCGCGGACCCGCAGGACGGGATCGAACTGCTCGCCGTGCGTGAAAAAATGCGCGACTGGCGGTTTTACGACCAGCTCCGCACCGACCGCGACGCGCCCGCGCGCCGGCCGCAGATCGGCACCTACACGCCGGTGCTGGACGGCGACGGCGGCAACCTTCCGGCGGCGCTGAGGACCATCCACGAGATCGGCGACGTCGAGGGCCTCTCCGCCGCGATCGAGGACGCGTTTCCGGGTTCGACCGTCGGCGTCGTCTCGAACGACGGCTGGTTCGAGCTCGAGATGCGCCAGCACGGCCTGCTGCGGCCGTTGCGGACGGCGGAGCTTTCCGACGGCACGCTGCGCTATCTGCTGCTGATCGCGGCGCTGATGTCGCCGCGACCGCCCGCCCTGATGGTGCTGAACGAGCCCGAGACCAGCCTCCACCCGGACCTGCTCGGTCCGCTCGGCCGGCTGATCGCGCTGGCGAGCGAGCGGTCGCAGGTCGTCGTCGTCTCGCACGCCGCGGCGCTCGTCGAGGCGCTTGAGGGCGCCGGCGCGCGACGGATCGGCCTCGAAAAGTCGTTCGGCGAGACCATCACGGACGACGACCCGCCGAAGTGGGAGTGGCCGAAGCGGTGA
- a CDS encoding HPP family protein yields the protein MKALIAGLLPDLPPMALRERARAACGALLGILLTGLICRAALPAGAPLPALIAPMGASAVLLFAVPASPLAQPWSILGGNLVSALVGVTAAALVRDPMVAAALAIGGAIALMASLRCIHPPSGAIALTAVLGGQGIVDLGYAYVAWPVAANSVALLALAVAYNNVTGRAYPHRPKPIAGAGDARAGTGSLVAQDIDAAIDQFGEMLDIDRQDLRAILRQAEIIGFRRRSGQTRCADVMTRDVIGIAPSAPLADAFDLLRAHHVKALPVTDEKARVVGIVTQTDLLDKTAWGDDGPRLGLSRRLRLTIARGRAPAATVEDIMTAPVRTATPDQLIAGIVPLMTTAGLHHLPVVEPDGRLAGMIAQSDLILAILTESRDRDMRLAD from the coding sequence ATGAAGGCGCTCATCGCCGGCCTGCTCCCCGACCTGCCTCCGATGGCGCTGCGCGAGCGGGCGCGCGCGGCCTGCGGCGCGCTGCTCGGCATTTTGCTCACCGGCCTGATCTGCCGCGCGGCGCTGCCCGCCGGCGCCCCGCTGCCCGCGCTGATCGCGCCCATGGGCGCGTCGGCCGTGCTGCTGTTCGCGGTCCCGGCGAGCCCGCTTGCGCAGCCCTGGTCGATCCTCGGCGGCAATCTGGTCTCGGCGCTGGTCGGCGTGACCGCCGCTGCGCTGGTCCGCGATCCGATGGTCGCCGCGGCGCTCGCGATCGGCGGCGCGATCGCCTTGATGGCGAGCCTGCGCTGCATCCATCCGCCGAGCGGCGCGATCGCGCTCACCGCGGTGCTGGGCGGGCAGGGGATCGTCGATCTCGGCTATGCTTACGTCGCCTGGCCGGTCGCCGCGAACTCGGTCGCGCTGCTGGCGCTCGCCGTCGCCTACAACAACGTTACGGGCCGCGCCTATCCGCATCGGCCGAAGCCGATCGCCGGCGCGGGCGACGCGCGGGCCGGAACCGGCTCGCTCGTCGCGCAGGACATCGACGCGGCGATCGACCAGTTCGGCGAGATGCTGGACATTGACCGACAGGATCTGCGTGCGATCCTGCGGCAAGCGGAAATCATCGGTTTCCGGCGGCGGTCCGGCCAGACGCGCTGCGCCGACGTCATGACGCGCGACGTGATCGGGATCGCGCCCTCCGCGCCTCTCGCGGACGCGTTCGACCTGCTGCGCGCCCATCACGTGAAGGCGCTGCCCGTCACCGACGAGAAGGCGCGGGTCGTCGGCATCGTCACGCAGACCGACCTGCTCGACAAGACGGCGTGGGGCGACGACGGCCCCCGGCTCGGCCTGTCGCGGCGGCTCCGCCTCACCATCGCGCGCGGCCGCGCGCCCGCCGCGACAGTCGAGGACATCATGACGGCGCCGGTGCGCACCGCGACGCCCGACCAGCTGATCGCCGGCATCGTGCCCCTGATGACGACCGCGGGCCTCCACCACCTTCCCGTCGTCGAGCCGGACGGCCGGCTCGCCGGCATGATCGCGCAATCGGACTTGATCCTCGCGATTCTGACCGAAAGCCGCGACCGCGACATGCGACTCGCCGACTGA
- the gloB gene encoding hydroxyacylglutathione hydrolase → MPADIVLIPCISDNYAVLLHDEATGTTALIDAPEAPPIRAALDEKGWKLTDILITHKHADHIGGLIELKGEYGARVFGPKAEAASIPGLDHPLEEGDVAEVGPWRFETISTPGHTKGHVVFHEPTERWLFSGDTLFVMGCGRLFEDTPAAMWASLSKLTRLPNETTVWCGHEYTVANAKFCAGVLPDDPAIADRLRKVEAQRSAGKPTVPTTIGAEKATNVFLRAAEDKVAAAVGLGSGDPAAVFADLRDRKNRG, encoded by the coding sequence ATGCCAGCCGACATCGTCCTGATCCCCTGTATCTCGGACAATTACGCCGTGCTCCTGCACGACGAAGCGACGGGGACCACCGCCCTGATCGACGCGCCCGAGGCGCCGCCGATCCGCGCCGCGCTCGATGAGAAAGGCTGGAAGCTCACCGACATTCTGATCACCCACAAGCACGCCGACCACATTGGCGGGCTGATCGAGCTCAAGGGCGAATACGGGGCCCGCGTGTTCGGGCCGAAGGCGGAGGCCGCGTCGATCCCGGGCCTCGACCACCCTCTCGAAGAGGGCGACGTCGCCGAAGTCGGCCCGTGGCGGTTCGAGACCATTTCGACGCCCGGCCACACCAAGGGCCACGTGGTCTTTCACGAACCGACGGAGCGCTGGCTGTTTTCCGGCGACACGCTGTTCGTGATGGGCTGCGGACGGCTGTTCGAGGACACGCCCGCCGCCATGTGGGCCTCGCTGTCGAAGCTCACGCGGCTGCCGAACGAGACGACGGTCTGGTGCGGCCACGAATACACTGTCGCCAACGCAAAATTCTGCGCCGGCGTGCTGCCGGACGATCCGGCCATCGCGGATCGGCTGAGGAAGGTCGAAGCGCAGCGTTCGGCCGGCAAGCCGACCGTGCCGACGACCATCGGGGCCGAGAAGGCCACCAACGTCTTTCTGCGGGCCGCCGAGGACAAGGTGGCGGCGGCGGTCGGCCTCGGCTCCGGCGATCCGGCGGCGGTGTTCGCAGACCTGCGCGACAGGAAGAACCGGGGTTGA
- a CDS encoding cupin domain-containing protein translates to MSALENLSAEEIIRLLDLQPHPEGGHFRETFRDPAEDALGRSRSTAIYFLLAAGETSHWHRVDAVETWHFYAGAPLALTLSPDGHEAEAHRLGLNFGAGEAPQAVVPTNWWQAAESLGKWTLVGCTVAPGFEFSGFELAPPDWRPTPATAGG, encoded by the coding sequence TTGAGCGCGCTCGAGAACCTCTCGGCGGAGGAGATCATCCGCCTGCTCGACCTCCAGCCGCACCCCGAGGGCGGCCACTTTCGCGAGACGTTTCGGGACCCCGCGGAAGACGCGCTCGGCCGCTCGCGCTCGACCGCGATCTATTTTCTGCTCGCCGCCGGCGAGACCTCGCACTGGCACCGGGTCGACGCCGTCGAGACCTGGCACTTCTACGCCGGCGCGCCGCTCGCGCTGACGCTGTCGCCCGACGGCCATGAGGCGGAGGCGCACCGGCTGGGCCTGAACTTCGGGGCCGGCGAGGCCCCGCAGGCAGTCGTGCCGACCAACTGGTGGCAGGCGGCGGAATCGCTCGGCAAATGGACGCTGGTCGGCTGCACGGTCGCGCCGGGCTTCGAGTTTTCAGGCTTCGAGCTCGCCCCGCCGGACTGGCGCCCCACGCCCGCAACGGCGGGCGGTTGA
- a CDS encoding EamA family transporter, protein MPSSASMTSSRATAIGLVAIAIWSTLAVLTASTGATPPFLLTALTFAIAGTLGLCVAAFRPGGLAALRQPFGAWAHGVGGLFGYHALYFAALKLAPPAEAGAISYLWPLLIVLFAAALPGGGLSARHIVGAGLGLTGTAAIIFGRAGGFGFDWGYAPGYAAAFACAVVWAAYSVGSRWFASVPTEAVAGFCLATAALAGLCHLAFEPTVWPAGALEWAAVAGLGVGPVGAAFYAWDVGMKRGDVKLLGVAAYACPMLSVLLLIAAGHATMTPALLGGCALIVAGALVATIRRRAAAPAS, encoded by the coding sequence ATGCCGTCATCCGCCTCCATGACCTCGTCCCGCGCCACTGCGATCGGCCTCGTCGCCATCGCCATCTGGTCGACGCTCGCGGTCCTGACCGCCTCGACCGGCGCGACGCCGCCTTTCCTGCTGACGGCGCTCACCTTCGCCATCGCCGGAACGCTCGGGCTCTGCGTCGCCGCGTTCCGGCCGGGCGGCCTCGCGGCGCTGCGCCAACCCTTCGGCGCATGGGCCCACGGCGTCGGCGGGCTGTTCGGCTATCACGCGCTCTATTTCGCCGCGCTGAAGCTCGCGCCGCCGGCGGAAGCCGGCGCGATCTCCTATCTGTGGCCGCTGCTGATCGTGCTGTTCGCGGCGGCGCTGCCCGGCGGCGGGCTTTCGGCTCGCCACATCGTGGGCGCAGGCCTCGGGCTCACCGGGACGGCGGCGATCATTTTCGGGCGCGCCGGCGGCTTCGGCTTCGACTGGGGATATGCGCCGGGCTATGCAGCGGCGTTCGCCTGCGCGGTGGTCTGGGCGGCCTATTCGGTCGGGTCGCGCTGGTTCGCGAGCGTCCCGACCGAGGCCGTGGCCGGCTTTTGCCTGGCCACAGCAGCGCTTGCGGGCCTCTGCCACCTCGCCTTCGAGCCGACGGTCTGGCCGGCCGGCGCGCTGGAATGGGCGGCGGTCGCGGGGCTCGGCGTCGGCCCGGTCGGGGCGGCGTTCTACGCATGGGACGTCGGCATGAAGCGCGGCGACGTCAAGCTGCTCGGCGTCGCGGCCTATGCCTGCCCGATGCTCTCGGTGCTTTTGCTGATCGCGGCCGGCCACGCGACGATGACGCCCGCCCTGCTCGGCGGATGCGCGCTGATCGTCGCAGGCGCGCTGGTCGCGACGATCAGGCGGCGGGCCGCAGCTCCCGCGTCGTAG
- the phbB gene encoding acetoacetyl-CoA reductase, which translates to MTMARVALVSGGTRGIGEAISLGLKKAGFTVAANYGGNDEVANKFKEEHGIAVFKWDVGDAAACEEGIKKVEAEVGPIDVLVNNAGITRDAMFHKLTFDKWQAVIRTNLDSMFTMTRPVIEGMRERSFGRIINITSINGQKGQMGQANYSAAKAGVIGFTKALAQENARKGVTVNAIAPGYIATEMVMAVPEKAMEGILSQIPVGRLGAADEIADAVVYLAGDNAGFITGSTLTINGGQYFT; encoded by the coding sequence CTGACTATGGCGCGCGTGGCGCTCGTCTCGGGCGGGACCCGGGGCATCGGCGAGGCGATCTCGCTCGGATTGAAGAAGGCCGGCTTCACGGTCGCGGCCAACTATGGCGGCAACGACGAGGTCGCCAACAAGTTCAAGGAAGAGCACGGCATCGCCGTGTTCAAGTGGGACGTCGGCGACGCCGCCGCCTGCGAAGAGGGCATCAAGAAGGTCGAGGCCGAAGTCGGCCCGATCGACGTGCTGGTCAACAACGCCGGCATCACCCGCGACGCGATGTTCCACAAGCTCACCTTCGACAAGTGGCAGGCGGTCATCCGCACCAACCTCGACTCGATGTTCACGATGACCCGTCCGGTGATCGAGGGCATGCGCGAGCGCAGCTTCGGGCGGATCATCAACATCACCTCCATCAACGGCCAGAAGGGCCAGATGGGCCAGGCGAACTACTCCGCCGCCAAGGCCGGCGTGATCGGCTTCACCAAGGCGCTCGCGCAGGAGAACGCGCGCAAGGGCGTCACCGTCAACGCGATCGCCCCCGGCTACATCGCGACCGAGATGGTGATGGCGGTGCCCGAGAAGGCGATGGAGGGCATCCTGTCCCAGATCCCGGTCGGGCGCCTCGGCGCGGCGGACGAGATCGCCGACGCGGTCGTGTATCTCGCCGGCGACAATGCCGGCTTCATCACCGGCTCGACCCTGACCATCAACGGCGGCCAGTACTTCACCTGA
- a CDS encoding acetyl-CoA C-acetyltransferase: MAETDVVIVAAARTPVGSFSGGLSSLPAHELGKIAIQAALQRAGVEAGEVSEVILGQVLTAAQGQNPARQASIAAGIPIGAAAWGINQVCGSGLRAVALATQAIKNGDSDIVIAGGQESMSLSAHAALMRVGTKMGDVKFIDTMIKDGLWDAFNGYHMGTTAENVAKEYQITREQQDEFAVASQNKAEAAQKAGKFNDEIVPVTISSKKGDIVVDKDEYIRHGATLDAMTKLRPAFSKDGTVTAGNASGINDGAAILLVMSAKRAAEKGLTPIARVASWAQAGVDPSVMGTGPIPASRKALEKAGWSVNDLDLIEANEAFAAQACAVNKDLGWDTSKVNVNGGAIAIGHPIGASGARVLVTLLHEMQKRDAKKGLATLCIGGGMGIALTVER, encoded by the coding sequence ATGGCAGAGACCGACGTCGTCATCGTTGCGGCCGCGCGCACGCCCGTCGGCTCGTTTTCGGGCGGGCTTTCGTCGCTCCCCGCGCATGAGCTCGGCAAGATCGCCATCCAGGCCGCGCTGCAGCGCGCCGGCGTCGAGGCCGGAGAGGTGTCCGAGGTCATCCTCGGCCAGGTGCTGACCGCGGCGCAGGGCCAGAACCCGGCCCGCCAGGCCTCCATCGCCGCCGGCATCCCGATCGGGGCGGCCGCGTGGGGCATCAACCAGGTGTGCGGCTCGGGGCTTCGCGCCGTGGCGCTCGCCACCCAGGCGATCAAGAACGGCGACAGCGACATCGTGATCGCGGGCGGACAGGAGAGCATGAGCCTCTCGGCCCACGCCGCGCTGATGCGCGTCGGCACCAAGATGGGCGACGTCAAGTTCATCGACACGATGATCAAGGACGGCCTGTGGGACGCCTTCAACGGCTACCACATGGGCACCACCGCCGAGAACGTCGCCAAGGAATACCAGATCACCCGCGAGCAGCAGGACGAGTTCGCGGTGGCCAGCCAGAACAAGGCCGAGGCCGCCCAGAAGGCCGGCAAGTTCAACGACGAGATCGTGCCTGTCACCATCTCGAGCAAGAAGGGCGACATCGTCGTCGACAAGGACGAGTACATCCGCCACGGCGCGACGCTCGACGCCATGACGAAGCTGCGCCCCGCCTTCTCGAAGGACGGCACGGTCACGGCCGGCAACGCTTCCGGAATCAATGACGGCGCGGCGATCCTGCTGGTGATGTCGGCCAAGCGCGCCGCCGAGAAGGGCCTCACCCCGATCGCGCGCGTCGCGAGCTGGGCGCAGGCCGGCGTCGACCCCTCCGTCATGGGCACCGGCCCGATCCCGGCCTCGCGCAAGGCGCTTGAGAAGGCCGGCTGGTCGGTCAACGACCTCGACCTGATCGAAGCCAACGAAGCCTTCGCGGCGCAGGCCTGCGCGGTGAACAAGGACCTCGGCTGGGACACCTCGAAGGTCAACGTCAACGGCGGCGCGATCGCGATCGGCCACCCGATCGGCGCGTCCGGCGCCCGCGTGCTCGTCACGCTGCTGCACGAGATGCAGAAGCGCGACGCCAAGAAGGGCCTCGCGACGCTGTGCATCGGCGGCGGCATGGGCATCGCGCTCACCGTCGAGCGCTGA
- the phaR gene encoding polyhydroxyalkanoate synthesis repressor PhaR — translation MASSTDPITIKKYANRRLYNTGTSTYVTLEDLASMVKKGEDFQVVDAKSGDDITHQVLTQIIFEQENKGQNLLPINFLRQLIRFYGDSIQSFVPKYLELSMGALTREQHKMRDAMGPFGVGVGAAAPFQNVMEEQVRTNMAMMERAFRMFTVFPGQGGEGVAEDDGATAAPAKDAKPDELDDLRREMAEMRARIDKIGTAKG, via the coding sequence ATGGCGAGCTCGACCGATCCGATCACGATCAAGAAGTACGCCAATCGCCGTCTCTACAATACCGGCACGAGCACATACGTCACGCTCGAAGACCTCGCCTCGATGGTCAAGAAGGGCGAGGATTTCCAGGTGGTCGACGCCAAATCCGGCGACGACATCACCCATCAGGTCCTGACCCAGATCATCTTCGAGCAGGAGAACAAGGGCCAGAACCTGCTGCCGATCAATTTCCTGCGGCAGCTCATCCGGTTCTATGGCGACTCGATCCAGAGCTTCGTGCCGAAATATCTCGAGCTCTCGATGGGCGCGCTGACCCGCGAGCAGCACAAGATGCGCGACGCGATGGGCCCCTTCGGCGTCGGGGTGGGCGCCGCGGCGCCGTTCCAGAACGTCATGGAGGAGCAGGTCCGCACCAACATGGCCATGATGGAGCGCGCCTTCCGCATGTTCACGGTGTTTCCGGGGCAGGGCGGCGAGGGCGTGGCCGAGGACGATGGCGCGACGGCTGCGCCCGCGAAGGACGCCAAGCCGGACGAGCTCGACGACCTGCGCCGCGAAATGGCCGAGATGCGCGCCCGCATCGACAAGATCGGCACGGCGAAGGGCTGA
- a CDS encoding YARHG domain-containing protein gives MKTIVAAGFALAVSAAPALGAFPCDEYWGERNAVYKDAGYCFKTSRAIQAFGNAGCQFDDIADVPLSARDRAKVRDIERQERENDCPR, from the coding sequence GTGAAGACGATAGTCGCGGCGGGTTTCGCGCTCGCGGTCAGCGCGGCGCCGGCGCTTGGCGCGTTTCCGTGCGACGAGTACTGGGGCGAGCGCAACGCCGTCTACAAGGACGCGGGCTATTGCTTCAAGACGAGCCGGGCGATCCAGGCCTTCGGCAATGCCGGCTGCCAGTTCGACGACATCGCCGACGTGCCGCTCTCGGCGCGGGACCGCGCCAAGGTCCGCGACATCGAGCGCCAGGAGCGCGAGAACGACTGCCCGCGCTGA
- a CDS encoding rRNA adenine N-6-methyltransferase family protein, with protein sequence MLEPVRRNDRPLGGRKRIDLADEARFLKSWLDKPLVTGAVSPSGKALAKMMARFVDPAEPGYVLEIGPGTGPVTEALIARGVAPERLVLIEFNPEFVPLLERRFPGVKVVRGDAYAVEQTLDGLLDQPLTATVSSLPLLTKPVRQRAKLLDQCFKLSRPGAPFIQFTYGLVPPIPREAIGMTTAVGSPRVWLNLPPARVWIYRRPV encoded by the coding sequence ATGCTCGAGCCCGTACGTCGGAACGATCGACCGCTCGGCGGCCGCAAACGCATCGATTTGGCCGACGAGGCCCGTTTCCTGAAATCCTGGCTCGACAAGCCGCTCGTCACCGGCGCGGTCAGCCCGTCGGGCAAAGCGCTCGCCAAGATGATGGCGCGCTTCGTCGATCCGGCCGAGCCCGGCTATGTGCTTGAGATCGGCCCCGGCACCGGGCCGGTCACCGAGGCGCTGATCGCGCGCGGCGTCGCGCCGGAACGGCTCGTGCTGATCGAGTTCAACCCGGAATTCGTGCCGCTGCTCGAGCGCCGGTTTCCGGGCGTGAAGGTGGTGCGCGGCGACGCCTATGCGGTCGAGCAGACGCTCGACGGACTGCTCGACCAGCCGCTCACCGCGACCGTCTCCAGCCTGCCGCTGCTGACGAAGCCGGTGCGTCAGCGCGCGAAGCTGCTCGACCAGTGCTTCAAGCTGTCCCGGCCGGGCGCGCCCTTCATCCAGTTCACCTACGGCCTGGTGCCGCCGATCCCGCGCGAGGCGATCGGCATGACCACAGCGGTCGGCTCGCCGCGGGTCTGGCTCAACCTGCCGCCGGCCAGGGTGTGGATCTACAGACGTCCGGTCTGA